Within Pyxidicoccus trucidator, the genomic segment TTTCGTTATTCGTGTGAGCAATGCGCCATCAACGGACAGCCCGGGCCAGCCCCCGGGCCCCCAGGGCCGCCCCGCCCAGCACGCCCCCCACCAGCGCCGCCAGCCCCGCCACCGTCGAGAAACGCTTCCACTTCGGCGTCGGCGGCACGCTCCCGTAGGCCCCCACGCCCTCGGGCACCGGCTGGAAGAGGTTGCCCTCCGGACGCTCGACGGGCTCCGGCTCCGTCTGCAGCCGGGCGCCGTACCGGCCCAGGATGAGGTTGCCCACGAAGGGCGCCACCCGGTCCATCCACAGCACCAGCGAGCCCTGGAGGAAGACGGGCACCTCCGTGCGGCCCGGCTTTCGCGCGCACTTCACCACCGCGCGCGCGATGAGGTCCACGTCGTACGTGGGCGGCACCGGCACCGGCTTCTTCCCGAACTGCGTGGGCGCATGGTCGAACATCGGCGTCGCCACCGACGGCACCAGCACGTTGGACACCTGGATGCCCGTGCCGTGCAGCTCGAGCCGCAGCGCCTTCGCCCAGCCCAGCGTCGCGTGCTTCGCC encodes:
- a CDS encoding SDR family NAD(P)-dependent oxidoreductase; this encodes MARREQLAGKVAIVTGASSGVGWQSAVRLAEQGVKLCVTARRREALESLRTVVEAAGGECLVVPGDVTVREDVDRVVRECLARYGRIDILVNDAGVQTYGYFDQLPWEHIQRTLDVTCLGFLRFAHAVLPHFRKQGSGHVLNVQSMLSEGAAPLLSAYTAAKHATLGWAKALRLELHGTGIQVSNVLVPSVATPMFDHAPTQFGKKPVPVPPTYDVDLIARAVVKCARKPGRTEVPVFLQGSLVLWMDRVAPFVGNLILGRYGARLQTEPEPVERPEGNLFQPVPEGVGAYGSVPPTPKWKRFSTVAGLAALVGGVLGGAALGARGLARAVR